The Candidatus Omnitrophota bacterium DNA segment CGTTTCCGCCGCGAGAGATTTTTTTCTTGACGGCAGAAAAATGTCCGGCGCCTATGTGCCTGCTAAAATCATGGGCTGGGCTGTGATCGTGGAAGAGCCTTATGAGGACGCTTATTATTCGTTATACCTTATGAAGAGAAACGCCGTCCTGTCGCTTCTGGCCGCGGCGAGCGGTGTGCTTCTCATGGCGTTTTTCGCGGCGAAATCCGTGACAAAACCCATGAGAGAACTGATTGAGGCGGCATCGTTCATCGCTTCCGGCGATTTTTCAAGAGGCGTGAAAGTTTCTTCGGGAGATGAGATCGGCGAGCTGGCCGCGACTTTTAATAAAATGAGCGCCAAACTCAAAGAATACAATGAAATGCAGATAGATAGGATAATAGCGGAAAAATCAAAAACAAAAGCGGTTATATTTTCAATTTTCGACGGTCTTATCCTGACTGACTACGACGGGAAGATACTTCTGGCGAATGCCCAGTCTGAACGGATTTTAGGGCTTTCGGGATTGAAGGAAGGCAACCTTATTACTGATTATTTGAAAGATTGCGACGCCGGGCTCAGGGATTTTTTTGAGGAAGTCGCTAAAAACAGGGGCAAAAACATTGTGCGGGAATTTTCTTTCGGGCCTGGACGCACCGGCGTGAGTTTCGCCAAAGCTCAGACGGCATCAGTGCACACGGAAGCGGGCGCGGACCTCGGCACGGTGACAGTTTTCAGAGATATAAGCATTGAAAGGGAATTGGACGGCATGAAGGAATTCTTTATGCAGGCGATAGCGCATGACTTGAGAAATCCGCTGACATCCATCAGCGGTTTTATAGAGCTCATGGGCATAAAAAGCGCGGGCGGGTTGAGCGAAAAACAGAAGCATTATCTTTCAGCCATGGCCAAGGAAACGGAAAGGCTGCAGAGTATGATAAACGATATTCTGGACGCCGCAAGACTTGAAGCCGGAAAGATGAGTCCCGTGATAAAAAGCGTGCCCGTTAATTTTCTCGTCTCAAACGTCATTGAGGGCTTATCGGGCATGGCGGCAAAAAAGGGCGTCGAGCTCAAAAGCGTTATGCCCTCGGAAAGCCCCAGGGTCAACGCTGACGGCGAACTCATACAGAGGGTGATAGTGAATCTGGTAGCAAATGCCGTTAAATTCACCCCTAAAGGCGGAGAAGCGCTGGTGAAAGTCTCCCGGGTCCGGAACGCCGTGCGGGTGGAGGTGCGGGACACCGGGCCGGGGATGCCGAAAGATTCCTGCGAAAAAATATTTGACAAATTCCAGCGCCTTCCGGGTGCTCTTGCCGGAGGCACCGGCATAGGTTTGACGATATCAAGAGAAATAGTGAAAGCGCACTCGGGAAAAATATGGGCGGAATCGGAACCGGGGAAAGGCAGTAATTTTATTTTTGAGATACCGGAAGGCCTGCCGCAATCTGACAGAAAATGCTGAAAAATATTTTTGCCGCTGTTGGTTTTTTTACAGCCGTATTTATTTACGCGGAAGCTGCAAGTGCGCCGGGGCGTGCTGAAAGCGCTTCGTCTGCCTTGGCGGATGCGCCGGGGCGTGAGGTTATCGTTGAAGTAAAGATTCCGCCAGGCACCACCACAGAGATCATCGCTCAAAAATATCTCAAGGAGCCATCCCGTATAAAAGAGCTCCGGAGGCGGAATAAATTTCTGCCTCAAGACGGTAAGGCTGTTGTTCAGAGCCCGTTCGTGAACATACCGAGAGATCTCATGAAAGAAAAAGTGTGCGATACCGCCGCCGTCAGTCCTATTGTGCTGACAAGAAAAGAAAAGGAGATCAGGTGGGAAAAGCTCCAGCCCGGTCGCCGGCTTTTCCCCGGTGATGGGATAATGACTTTATCCGACGGCTCGGCGAGACTTGAATTCCTGGCGGGAGG contains these protein-coding regions:
- a CDS encoding HAMP domain-containing protein; the protein is MKNIRFGIFAKYLSALALISLVPLLLMGIRLIDINRITLKRMVMEEHISAAALAAYKVDNYFDSLSKSLTIITQSHSLGAFSGDQLPRTLRALISSSRSIESAALVSRSGKEKNRFYNPALGQDSPAVDYSRKDEFKSALLARPAAGSPYISAGGVRINAAYPFGDSILFITASLDELFSEIKNTGVGRSGRVILIDGEGRILASAGEVFGSVRAHPLVADFISSRVSAARDFFLDGRKMSGAYVPAKIMGWAVIVEEPYEDAYYSLYLMKRNAVLSLLAAASGVLLMAFFAAKSVTKPMRELIEAASFIASGDFSRGVKVSSGDEIGELAATFNKMSAKLKEYNEMQIDRIIAEKSKTKAVIFSIFDGLILTDYDGKILLANAQSERILGLSGLKEGNLITDYLKDCDAGLRDFFEEVAKNRGKNIVREFSFGPGRTGVSFAKAQTASVHTEAGADLGTVTVFRDISIERELDGMKEFFMQAIAHDLRNPLTSISGFIELMGIKSAGGLSEKQKHYLSAMAKETERLQSMINDILDAARLEAGKMSPVIKSVPVNFLVSNVIEGLSGMAAKKGVELKSVMPSESPRVNADGELIQRVIVNLVANAVKFTPKGGEALVKVSRVRNAVRVEVRDTGPGMPKDSCEKIFDKFQRLPGALAGGTGIGLTISREIVKAHSGKIWAESEPGKGSNFIFEIPEGLPQSDRKC